In Desulfobacterales bacterium, the genomic stretch TTGATCTGCCATTTTTTATTCCAATAATTCGAACCGCATCACCTGACATGATTTGTCCTCCATTCTGGGGCCTATCATGCCAGGATTTTTCCAGGCTGTGAAGATGGGGTTTACCGGACGCTTACCCTCTGCGGGACAAACCCAGCTTGTCGGCCAGCGACTTTTCATCCAATGGGCCGTGCGTTTTGATCAGCGTTTGCGCTTCCGACTCCAGCTCCTCCAGCCAGTCTTCGAAAAGCACCAGCACATCGGGATCGGCAATGGCCAAAAGCTGTTCGGACCGCGCGACTTTATCCACCAAGCTTTGGCACATCTGCGTTGGGTCGACACCTTCGCCCATGCACTCAGCCAGTCACAAATGCACCATGCCTGAAATCTTGTCGCCTTCGGATTGCCCGATGAGCGACATCAAAAACCGTTCGCGTGCGTCATTATCCAGGTCCTGCAAGAGCCTTCCCAGGACCTTGGTGATTTCCGACAGAGCCTCTTCAGGTGCCATGTGGGAAATGATTTCAAAAAATTTGTCCATACGGTCGATCTACCCCCTTTTCCTTCAAAACAGTTTTCTGCCGGCCAAAAGGTCCGTTGCCACATCGCTCAGGATTTGCAGTACATTTAAGATCCTCGAATCCGCCAATTCGTAATAGACGAATGGACCCTCACGCTCTACCTTGACCATCAAGGAGCGCTTCAACTCTTTCAGGTGATGCGACACCAGCGGTTGAGACAATTCAAGCTCCTCGACGATTGCGGATACCGATTTCCTGCCATTGCTGATGAGGACCAGTATCCTCAGTCGGTTTCCATCGGATAGACACTTGGCCAGAAAGGCGGCGCTTTGGAGATGATCATTCGTCAACTCACATTTAGCCGCGAATCCGTCGTGGCGTGCTGCCAAGTCCTGGCCCACATCGTCATTGGACGACTTGTTTTGCATTCTGTTCATCGCTGAAACCATCATGTTGACACGTCTGGCCGCCTTTGCGGGTTTCGACATAATGCGCTGCCGCCAAGGCGGCCGTGCATCCGTCCGCGGCGGCGAGCACGATCTGATTGGCGTATTTTTGCCGAAGATCGCCCACTGCGAAAATGCCTGGAATATCAGTCTCGCATTTTTCATCCGTGATGACATAACCGGTGCGGTTGGTCTTGATCCCGGCGGGAACCAGCTGGTTGTTGGGAGCAAAACCGACGAAAATAAAAACACCCTCTGTTTCAATATTTCGCTGCGCACCGGTTTGCGTGTCCTTCAAGGCAATGTCACGGACACCGTCGCCGCCACCGTTGATGGAGGTGACGACCGCATTGTATATGATTTCAATCCGTGGTTCCGCGAAAACCCGTTGCTGGAGGATGCGGCTACCGCGGAAAGCGTCCCGCCGATGGATGAGATAGACCTTGCGGGTGATCTTTGAGAGGTAAAGGGCATCCTCCAAAGCGGTGTCGCCCCCGCCCACGACCGCGACGGTTTTGTCACGGAAAAAGAAACCATCGCAGGTTGCGCAATAGGACACCCCTTTGCCGAAATTTTCGTCCTCGCCCGGGATGTTCAGCTTTCTTGCAGTGCCGCCGACGGCCAGAACGACCGCATGGGCCTTGAGCAGGGTGCCATCGGCCAGACGCACCGCATGATACTCGATCCCGGGCTCAGTGGCGATGACCTCTTTCTCGATCATTTCCAGCCCGTAATGCTTGGCGTGTTGCAAAAATTTATCACAAAGATCAAAGCCGCCTATTTCAATGAACCCCGGATAATTCTCAACTTCCTTGGTGATGGCAACCTGCCCACCCGGGACGCCTCGCTCGACCAACACGGTTTTGAGCGCCGCACGCATGGCATAAATCCCAGTGGTCAAACCGGCCGGGCCTCCGCCTAAAATGATCAAATCGTAGTGTTCGTTTCCAGCCATGTCTCCTTTTCCTCTTAATAAAATCGATGCACGATATGAACCTCAACGCCGTTACCATGAACATATAAGTTGTCATTTATATGTTTATTTTAGTCCTTGTCAATAGCTTTTTCTTCAGGGGGAAATCCATATAAAAAGAAGATGATGCACACAGAAAGGATTTTCATTAACAAAACAAGGGGAATGGAATTTTAGAGACCTGGGGTAGGATATCCCTGTGCTTGATATGCAAACGGGAATCGAGCCCGCATCCGTTCTCTGTTTCGGGAAAATGAAGAGAATCAATTTTCTCGCGGCTGACTTCGACGAAGCCTACTGGCGGGAGGATGCCAAGGCTGTACTTTACTTCGACCGAGATCGATTGCGCTTTTTATCTGTGCGGGGTTTAATTTCCTCCCCCGCCTGTTCCAGCCACAGCAGCGTGTCGATATAGGAGACAAACCGGTTCAAATAGTTCGGCGATAACCGGCGCATGATAAAAAGGGAACGCGTCGCCAGCAGTTGCGAATTGAGAGGACCGGCATTCTCGGGGCGTTCCTTGATAGCCCGCGCGACCAACCGCTCCGAATTGAGCGTGGCCAGGGTCTTCTTGAAAAACCGAAATGGTTTCGACCCCGCTTCATTCGGGCTGCTTGAAGGGGCGTCTTCAAACGCCACGGCATGGCCGAGCGACTGAAGGACGTCCACTTCCTGCTGATATAGAAGATCATCAAACGCAAGCAGCGTCTTTTCCTTTTCCCATGCACGCGCGTTTTTTTCGATATGACGCGTCAATGCGAGAAGAAGCCCCTGACGATGCCGAAGACGAAGCCTTTCGACCAGCCGCCTGAACGCCTTGAAATTACTTTCTTCAAAAAGCCGTTGCAACTGTTGCGTTGCATCGGGATATGCTGAAGCGGCACGGGCCATGATATCCGCTGACTTTGCCTGCTCGCGGTCAAAGCGACTCTGATAGTCATCGAGGGCCGTCAGGGCTATTCGCGCGATTTGTTCTCTAACGTTGCCCTGCTTTTTCCCGGCTCTTTGCAATAGGGATGCGATATACCGCCATCGGGCCGGATCAAACCCATCGGCCCCCTTCTCTTTCAGCACGGCAAGCCGGTGTCGAAGCAAATCGCACCGCTCCATCACGGGGGATCTCCCGGTGTTTTGCCTCTCGGAACCGGCGCAATCTCCACGCGGCGATTTTGAGACCGCCCTTTTTCGTCCCGGTTCAAAGCCACGGGCTGATGCTCCCCAAAGGCGGCGGCAAACACCAGCGCCGCCGGCATGCCTTCTTCGATCAAGGCACGGGTAACCGTCAGTGCGCGCTGAGCCGAAAGATCCCAGTTGTCGTCAAACCGGGAATTCCCGTCAAGAACGGGCAGGTCGTCGGTAAATCCGCTGATCATCAACAGCTCATCTCGTTCGCCGAGATAGACGCGCAAGGGGGCAACCAGGGTTCGCAGCAACTCTCGGCCTTCCGGCTGCAATTGAGCGGAGTTCAACAGGAACAACACACTGCCGCTGATGCCGATCCGGCCGTCGCGCAACGTCACCCGCCCTTTCGCCAGCGGATCCGCCAGGGCGGTTTCCAACGCGATTCTGCGCTGTTCTTCCGCCTTTCGTTTTTCGATTTCGGCTTTGAGCGACTGGGAAAGGTTGACCTGGAACACCAGGGTCCATACCAAAAGAAGCACGAACACGCCCACGACACCCGTCATGAGGTCTCCGAAAATCGCCCAGATGGGCGGCGTGTAAGCCGACTCTTCTTCTAGTTCTTCCATTCGCTTGATTCCGGATTCACCGTGTGTCTGGGGCGAAGCTGCTGAAGCGCTTCGAATATTTCCTTCTGTGAGCGCATGCAGTGATCCACGATCTCACGTGCTTGCGCCACGTAATACCCCAACTGTTCATCGCTCCTGGCGGCCGTTTTATCCAAAGACGCCTCAATATTGACGAGGTTCTCCACCAGATTTTCATTAGTGTCCGTAAACACCTGGACAGCGGCGCCGAAGGCCTCCCCGAGACTTGCCATCTCCGCCGCACTGACGGCGAAACTCTCCGCTACCTTTGAAAAATTCGATGCCTCAGTTCCCACCTGTTCGGCAAACCGGCCGGCAATCTCTTCCAGCATGCGCCGGGATGAACCGATGAGCAGTTCGACGGCTTCCTGCTGCCGGTTCGAAGTCGATGCCAGGGCGCTTGAAAGCGTATCGATTTTCGTCAGAATGCCCCGGTGTTCTTCCAGAAAGCGATTGTCACGTTCAACGGTTTTTGCGGCTTCCTTGCGCAGTTGGCCAATGACCTCCGCGGCAGCGAGCGGAACCTCGGCCGCCGTTTTAATCAGACGATTCATCGGGGCTTCGATTTCTTTGGCGATCCTTTCCAGATGGGAGGCAAGCGTGTCTTCCAGCATTGACAGGCGCGCCACCGCCGCCTCACCGCGATGGTCTTCCGCCTCCCTGAGGGCGGATAATTCCGCTTTCAGCGACGCCGTGAGCGCATCCATTCGATCGCCGTGTTGCGCAAGCCAAGCCGCTTCCGTCTTCATTCGCGCTTGAATCAGGTCTTCGGATGACGTCAACAGGCCGGCCACCTCCTGATGCATTCGGGCAGTCAGGGTCAGGGCATTGGCGGATAGTTCCGCCACCGTTTCCTTTGACATCGCGGCAAACAGACCGGAAACTTCCTTGAGGGTTTCTGTGGCGGACCGCGTCAGAAGCCCGTGAACCCGCTGCGTCTCCGCTGAAAGGCCTGCCATGGCCGCTTGCAGAATCGGCTGCATGCGCTCACCCGCCAGCCGAATGCTTTCGCTGAGGTTTTCCTTATGGGATCGATCCACCGAAGCGGAAAGATCGGCATACATGGTTTTCACCGTGGCATGAAACATGTCCTGATTGGCAGCCAACCGGTCCCCCAGTGAATCCAGCTTGTCCGTCATGGCAGCCATCTTCTCCACGACTTCAGG encodes the following:
- a CDS encoding metalloregulator ArsR/SmtB family transcription factor, producing MNRMQNKSSNDDVGQDLAARHDGFAAKCELTNDHLQSAAFLAKCLSDGNRLRILVLISNGRKSVSAIVEELELSQPLVSHHLKELKRSLMVKVEREGPFVYYELADSRILNVLQILSDVATDLLAGRKLF
- the trxB gene encoding thioredoxin-disulfide reductase, which translates into the protein MAGNEHYDLIILGGGPAGLTTGIYAMRAALKTVLVERGVPGGQVAITKEVENYPGFIEIGGFDLCDKFLQHAKHYGLEMIEKEVIATEPGIEYHAVRLADGTLLKAHAVVLAVGGTARKLNIPGEDENFGKGVSYCATCDGFFFRDKTVAVVGGGDTALEDALYLSKITRKVYLIHRRDAFRGSRILQQRVFAEPRIEIIYNAVVTSINGGGDGVRDIALKDTQTGAQRNIETEGVFIFVGFAPNNQLVPAGIKTNRTGYVITDEKCETDIPGIFAVGDLRQKYANQIVLAAADGCTAALAAAHYVETRKGGQTCQHDGFSDEQNAKQVVQ
- a CDS encoding DUF2894 domain-containing protein, which encodes MERCDLLRHRLAVLKEKGADGFDPARWRYIASLLQRAGKKQGNVREQIARIALTALDDYQSRFDREQAKSADIMARAASAYPDATQQLQRLFEESNFKAFRRLVERLRLRHRQGLLLALTRHIEKNARAWEKEKTLLAFDDLLYQQEVDVLQSLGHAVAFEDAPSSSPNEAGSKPFRFFKKTLATLNSERLVARAIKERPENAGPLNSQLLATRSLFIMRRLSPNYLNRFVSYIDTLLWLEQAGEEIKPRTDKKRNRSRSK
- a CDS encoding OmpA family protein, with amino-acid sequence MEELEEESAYTPPIWAIFGDLMTGVVGVFVLLLVWTLVFQVNLSQSLKAEIEKRKAEEQRRIALETALADPLAKGRVTLRDGRIGISGSVLFLLNSAQLQPEGRELLRTLVAPLRVYLGERDELLMISGFTDDLPVLDGNSRFDDNWDLSAQRALTVTRALIEEGMPAALVFAAAFGEHQPVALNRDEKGRSQNRRVEIAPVPRGKTPGDPP